In Sulfurihydrogenibium sp., the genomic stretch TTTCTTAAGCACAGCACATAGCCAAAGAGATTTAGAAGATACATTAAATAAAGCTTATGAATGCTTTAAGCAACTATCATGAAGTGTCCTAAATGCGGAAGTCTCAATGATAAGGTTTTAGAAACAAGACAATCTAAAGAAGGCGTTGTTATAAAAAGAAGAAGAGAATGTCTAAACTGTGGATACAGATTTACAACCTACGAAAGAATCGAAGAAGAGCATATAGAAGTTATCAAGAAAAATAACACAGTAGAACCATTTAATAAAGAAAAAATCATCAGAGGAATACTGCTTGCATCCAAAAACAGACCAATTACACAAGAGCAGATCAAGCAGATAGCAGACGACATAGAAAAATATCTTCTTGATGAAGGAAAATTAAAAGTTAGTTCTGCAGAAATCGGAGATTTGGTCAAGAATAAACTCAAAGAGTTAGACCCCGTGTCTTATCTCAGATTTGTATCTGTATTTGATGGATTTGAAGACATTAAAGATTTTGAAGAATTTATAAAAAGCTTTGAAAAAAAAGAATTTAGATACAAAAGATAATTCATGAATTGCTCATACAATGAATAAGTGAGAAAAAAAGAGCAGAAATTTTTTGCCGGCCGCAGGATGATAACGTTGATTTTTGAAACAGTTTCAAATTGAAATTGACTAAATTATCTGTAGCTATTTTATAATTTCTCTTTGATTTATTTTTGCCTCTTTAATATATTGACATTATATTAAAAGATACGTCGGGTGAGAAATTCATTAAAAGCATGAGATTCTTCGTTCAGAATGACGAATAGGGTTGCCCTAGTCAAGTATATGATTATCAAGTTTTCTTCGTCATCCTGAGGACGAAGTCCGAAGGATCTCTTTTTAAATTCTATAAAAACCGCTAATTTCTCACCCCAAGGTATATATTGACATTATATTAATAGATTAATAGATTAGAATTGTTTTCATAAAAGACATTTACTTGCTATTATGTTTTTGTTAAACAAGTTCTTTCCGTTATCCTAAGGATTTTAATGCTAATTGGTTTCAAGTTCCAATATTTAAGTTTTTTTGAGTTATAATTTTATGTAATATCGCTACGTTAAATTGTAAAAATTTTATATATACTTTAAGATTTTAACTTTGAGGGAAAATTAAATGATTTATCTAATATATAGCTTCTTAATAACAGGTTTTTTAACATTTCTTATTTTAAAACTAAATTCTAATAAGATAGGGTTAGACCATGATACAGGGGTTCAAAAGTTCCATTCTTGGAAGGCTATAAGGATTGGTGGTTTGCCAATATACATTTCTTTATGGTTAAGTGGGATTTTAGTTTATAGATTAAATACAGATATTGCAAACTATTATTTTAAGTTTTTAATAGCTTCTACTCCTGTATTTTTGGGCGGAATTTTAGAAGATTTTACAAGAAAGGTTGGTCCAAAAGAAAGGCTGATTGCTGCCTTTGTATCCGGAATATTGGTATACTTTTTAATAGACATGCATTTAACAAGAGTTGACTTACCAGGATTAGACTATTTACTCTCTGAATTTACTCTCTTTTCAGTCATTTTTACTGCTTTTGCTTTAGCTGGTGTTTCCAATGCTGTAAATATCATTGATGGTTTTAACGGGCTTGCTTCTGGCGTGGCTATAATCATATTTTCTGCATATGCTTATGTTTCTTATTTGGTTGGAGATGTTTTTCTTTTTAATGTATGCTTAACCATTATAGGTGCTTTAATTGGTTTTTTTGTGTGGAATTTTCCTTATGGCAAGATTTTTCTTGGAGATGGAGGAGCTTATCTAATTGGATTTTTAGCAGGACTAGTAGGTGTTATGCTTGTTGAAGGACATAAGGAAGTATCAGCATGGTTTCCGTTATTGCTATTAATGTATCCAATTTATGAAACAATTTTTTCAATGATTAGAAAAAAATATTTAAGAGGATCTTCTCCTTTCGAACCAGACCCAGTTCATTTTCATATGCTTATACATAAAAGAGTTGTTAGACCGGCTCTGTTTAATAAATATCAAGATATCATATTAAATTCACTCACGTCTCCTTATTTGTGGTTTTTAGAGCTTATATGTGCTATTCCTGCAGTTTTGTTTTATGATAATGTTATCTTTTTAGCTTTCTTTTCTGTTTTGTTTATGGTATTTTATACATGGCTGTATTTTAGGATAGTTAAATTTAAGGTGCCCAAAGTTATGCTTTATTTATTGAAGATTTTTAAATGGAATACTTAAGAAATACTTTCATTATTAAGGTCAAATCAGGAGTTTTTTAGCCTTTACTTTAACAACAATCTATCAAGAAATCCTCATCTTTCGCAATTTGATAATGAATTCTAAATCTACTTATAAAAAGAGAAGTTGGTTTTATAGTAATAATCATTGAATAACTATTGATTATAACCAAGTCAATAATAATAGTAAGGGTGGAATAGTCCGAATTTAAACCTGTGGAGCGTGTTCTGATGGATGATATATCTCTTACAAGACACCTAAAAAGATATTACACATTGAAGTAAGAAACTGCGCACTTCCATTAAGACGAGTAATTCACTCTAGCGTATTCTTGTTTCTTATAAATCTCGATCTATCAATAACGGCAATTCCCTAAACCTTTTCTTTATTCCATAATAGATATAGTTCCCCAAATAATAAATGCTATGCAGTAAATCCAAACGTTCTATACTTCTATAAATATTCCACATTGATTTAATAGATTTAAATTTATTACTTGAATACGAATTAGGCAAGACCCGATATTTAGCTAAGGGTTCATTTATACCGAAAGCATAATCAATCCTCTTAAGTATGCTTAACCATAAAACATAATCTTCATGCCCAACATTTTCCATAAAAACTTTGCCGAGTTTTTGAGCATCATAAATTCCTGTAAGATTTCCAATCCAATTTGTTTTTAATAAGTCTTTATAGCTAATTTTTTCTTTTATATTTCTAATTCCTTTTACAAAACCGTACTTATCAATTATGTAATAGGCTGAATAAACCAGAGAAAGATTATTCTCTCTCATAAATTTGACTTGCTTTTCCAATTTATAAGGCAGCCATACATCATCGCTGTCTAAAAAAGCAATATATCGTCCACTTGCAACCTCTATTCCTGTATTCCTTGCGATAGCAGGCCCGCTATTTTTAGGTAATCTAATTAGCTTAATGCGTTCGTCTTTTGCAACATATTCTTCAATTATATTTACAGAATTATCTGTTGAACAGTCATCAATAATCATTAATTCCCAAATAGGATATGTTTGAGAAATAACCGATTCAATAGCTTCCGAAATATATTTTGCTCTATTATAATTTGGCATAATGACTGATACCAAATCTTTTTTACTCATTTATCACCCTTTTTCAAATTCTCTGCTAACTTTTTAATAAATTCTAGTCGTTCCTTTCCATCTGGTAGCTTTTCAATGCAAAATAAAGAATAAAAAACAATTCCACTTGCACCAGCTTTGATAGCTAAATTTACCATTTGCTCTATTTCTGTTAGAGAAGGTGGACGACCTGTTATCTCATTTCTGTTATAAGAAGGATACTGATATTTGCCAAAAGTCTGAATCAAGGCTATTACTGGTTTTTTATAGGTTTCCACAGTTTCTTTGATCACTTTATAAACTTCTTCTGGTTGTTTTTCCGGTATAGGATATAATCCAACTATTAAATAGTCTGAAGTTTGACTAAAAACTTCAAGCAATTTGCCTCTACCTGGGGGATAATCGTTAACAAATATTTTTTGTTGATAGCGCTTAATATTTCAAACATGACTTTTATATATGATTAAGTTTTTACTTCCTATTGTAATCTGTACCATTATCAGCTAGATATAATGTTTTTAGGATAGGAACAAAAGCCAATTATGAAATCCTTATTAATTACATAAAAATTCTTAGTAACAAAAATCAGAGCAAACATCATTAAAAAAATTCTTTTTAGTGTCATATTCTACCTCCTATTTCTTTTGTTTTTCTTGAAGCTTTTCCTTTAACAGGATTCCTAATAATATTATACTTGATTTTTAAAATACCTATGGGTCAGAAATTCAAATGTAATATAAAATTCATTTGGTAATATAAAAAATAAAGCAAATTCAGTGTTTAAAGTTAAAAGAGAAGATATAGCTAAGAAGTTAGCTATTGCTTGGGCTATTATTTGGAATTTCTACATGATTTTAACTTATATATTTTGTTAATCTTGTCAGTCTTAATTTTGAGGAAAAGTTTTTTAATTTTTGGAAAGTCTCTACATGGTCTGTATAAGCTAAAAGAAACATGGGAAAATATAATATAAGAATTTAAAATCATAAAAATCGGGAGATAAAGATGAGAAAGAAAATAGGAACATCTACCTACATTCAGAGAATTAATACACTTGAAAGAAAGCTTTTAAAGCAAGTAAAAGAATTGGATGATGTTATGGAAAAACATCCAGAAATAATCTTTAGATTACAAGTTGTAGAATTTGCTTTAAAGCATTCAGTAAAGGTTGCAGTGGAAGCTTTTGGTGTATCAAAATCTACTATATACAGATGGATTAAAGAGTATGAAAGCAGTAATAACAATCCTTTATCTCTTAAAAATCATTATGTATCAAAAAAAGGAATGAAATTAGAAAAATTACAAAAAATAACAGAAAAACATAAACAGTTAGTTTTAGAAATAAGAAAAAAGCATCCTAAACTTGGAAAAGAAAAAATAAAGGTTTTACTTGATGAGCTTTGTAAGCAGCACAATATTCCTACGATATCTGTAAGTTCAATTGGAAATATAATAAAAATGCTTAAAGATGAAAATAAATTAAATCATGAGTACGCCAGGCAAAGAATCACAATTAACGGAAGAACCGGAAAGCTAATGGTGAAAGAAGATAAAAAGAAAACAAAGAAAGATAGATATAAAGACAAAAAACCAACAAAACCAGGAGAATTGGTACAAATAGATACTAAGCATGAATATGTAAATGGTAGAAAAGTTTATATCTTTGTAGCCAAAGATGTAAAAACAAGAATGTCCTTTACTTTTGCATATGACAGGCTAAATAGTAAAAATGCAAAAGACTTTTTAGAGAAATTAATAAACGTAATGCCATTTGAGATAAAAGGTATACAGACAGATAACGGAAGTGAATTCTTAGGTGAGTTTACCAAAGCATTAAAGAAAAAAGATATAAAACATTATTTTAACTATCCAAGATATCCAAAAGGACAAGCATATGTAGAGAGAATGAATAGGACATTACAGGATGAATTTATCATGTACTACGAAGATTACGAATTAGAAGATATTCATGAGTTTAATAAAAAGATGCTGCAATATATGTTATGGTATAACACAGAAAGACCTCATCATAGTTTAAACAAAAAATCACCTTTACAATACTTTTGTGATATTATAAATTCAAGAAAATCGGAATTTTCCCAAACCGGTATGACTTATACAATGGTCTTGACAAGTAAAGACATTTTCTGTTTTATATATACAACGACCCGATGTAAGATGGTATTTTTTCCATGTGTTTAATCAACTCTTTTTCTAAATAATAATATTCAAACTCCATACTGCGATAAAGAAAATCTCTATACTTATTACTAAAAGGGTAAAGTATATTGTTTATGAATTACCCAAAAATTCTAATTTTTCTTAAAAAATTGTTTCCACCAAATGCCCAAGTTGTATATTCTCCATAATATTCCTTTTCTTGTGAATTGTTCCTGTTTAATAAGTTTTTCATAATCACATTTTATTCTATTTACATCAATATACTCCTTCAAGAAATTTAATATAGACTCATCATTTAATAATTCTTTCTTAAATAATTCAGATAAATTTTCAAGAAATTCTTTTTGAGGAATTGCGAAACCTATTTTATCTTTTCTCATCTTAATCCCTTCTGGAAGTATACCGTCCATTGATAATCTTAACAACCATTTACTGTATCCGTTATGAATTTTATAAGAAGCTGGAAGATTCATCAGAAATTCTACAACTCTATAATCAAGAAAAGGTAATCTTGTCTCTATATTAAAAGCCATGGAGTTGCGGTCTTCATATCTCAATAGCTTTAATAATCCTGTCTTGATTTCATAAATTAAATTCTCATTTAAGGAAGATCTTGAATATTCTTTGCTTACAAAGTCTATCAAAATATCTTTTATATTCTTTGGAGGTGGTCTAAAATAATGTGTGTTTGCTGAAATAAGGTAGTTATATTGAATAGTCTTCGGTAAAAAGATAAAAAAAGTTCTTATTAGATAACTAATATTCAAGAAATCTTTATTCTTCAATAAGTCCAAAATTCTCCCTTGAGAAATATGGTTGGCAAAAAATAATGGAACGTGTTTATGAACATATCCTGCTAATAGTTCATCTCCACCTTGACCATCAAGGAGTACCTTTACATCGTGGCTTTGTGCAAGCTTCATTACACAGTACTGAGCATAAACTGAGAGTGATGTAAAAGGTTCTTCTTGATGATAAATTAAATCATTTAGGTCTTTCTTAAGCATGTCTGCATTAGGATAAGTAAAGTATCCTTCTATATTATCGCAATGTAATAATATCTCATCAACATACTTTTTTTCGCTAAGTTGAAAATTATGAAAATCCGCAGTAAAAGATTTAATTTTTTTACCTGTAACTTTTTGGTATTCTGGTTCTGTTTTTAATAAATAAGACATTATACAAATTATTGAAGAAGAGTCTAATCCTCCTGATAAGCTTGTACCCACAGATACGTCACTTCTTAATCTTAATCTTACTGCATCTTTAAATAAATTAAAAAATTCTTCACTATACTCTTTTGCTTTTTTATTATCATATTTTCCTAACTCTGGGTTAAATTTTATTTCATAATATTTATTTAATTCTATACTTTTTGTATCTATGTCAAATATTAAAAAATGGCCTGGTAAAAGTTGTTTTATTCCCTGAAAAAATGTTTGTTCTCCAAAATCATGGAGTCCAAAATATAAATATGGAATAATAGCTTCGCCATTTGGTACTGTATTAATAAATGGTAAATCAATCAATGCTTTTATCTCAGAAGCAAATGCAAAACTATCTCCATCAAAATAATAATAGAAAGGCTTTACGCCAAACCGATCTCTTGCACAAAATAAAACATTTTTTCTCTTATCCCATATACAGAATGCCCACATTCCATTAAATTTATTTAAACATTCATATCCCCATTTTAGGTAAGATGCAAGGATTATCTCTGTATCTGTATTAGTTTTAAATTTATAGCCATCTCTTTCTAATTCTTTTCTTAACTCCTTATAGTTATAAATTTCACCATTATACACAATCCATAGATTATCACCATTGTATTCCATTGGTTGATGTCCAGCGGGAGAAAGATCAATAATAGAAAGACGTCTATGACCAAGGAATAAAAATGGTTTAAAATTGGAAATTTCTTCAATCGGTATAAATTGCTGTTTTAAAGGTTCTACAGTATCAGAACCACTACATTGTAAAATATCTTTCCCATTATATAAAAGATAACCTTCATCGTCTGGCCCACGATGTTTAAGTTTATTTAAAGCATTCTTAAAAATATTTGATGTTAATCCTTTATTGGAAACTATTCCTATTATTCCACACACTTTTTATAGACCTCCAATAGTTTTTCACTTTCTTTTTCCCAATTGTATTTTTCTAAAACCGCCTTTCTTCCATTTTTTCCCATCTCTCTGGCTTCATCGGGATGAGTCATCAAGTATTCAACTGCTTTAGCTATTTCTTCTGGTTTAGCTGGATCAACGCAAATACCACAGTTATTTTTTTCAACTATTTCTTTCCATAAAGAAAAATTTGATGCAACTACAGGTAAGGATGCTGACATGTATTCAAAGAGTTTATTTGGCATTGCGTTAATATGGTTAGGTTCTGGTAGGAAAGTAACTATACCAGCATTAACACTTGTTAAGATTTCTCTAACTTTTTCTCTACGTGCATAACCATAATACTTAACTTTCTTCCATCCCATTAATTGCATTACCTCCTTTTTTAAATCTTCACTTTCGAATTCGCCAGCTAGATACAAAGTCACATCAACGTATTCTAATGATTTAATGAGTTCTACAATACCTCTTATTTTGGTTATATTGCCAATATAACAAACAGCATTTTCTTTGTTATTTTTCAAATCTATAGAATAAAACTCATTTAACAGAGGGAAATTATTAATATCAATAGTATTTGGATTTAGCTTTTTAAATCTGTTCCTTATATAAGGTGTAGCAGTTATTATGTAATCAAACTTTTTTGCAGCATAATTTTCGTAGATTTCAATAATTTTTGAAAGCAATAGTTTTGAAAATTTATTTAAATAAGACTTACTTAATATATCTCTTGGTACGTCTTCATGAACATCATAAATAACTTTTTTACCAAGTTTTTTTAACTTTATTCCAATAGGTATAAGTTCTGGATCATGAAAATGATAAATTTCAGCATTAATTTCTAAAGCTTTTTTAAAAACCTTTTTTGTTGTCTTAAGCATCCTTTCTTTTCTATTTATTGGTTTTCCGACATCATAGATTTTAATTCTGTCGATAACTTCATCTCCCTTACCATCTGCAACTATTAAGTTAGTATCAAAACCAGCATCGGAAAGAGTTTTACACTCTTTAAGAAATATTCTTGTATCATATCTATAGTGAACTGAAGTAAGATGACAGATTTTAGTTATTTTCATTTTCCATAGCTCCCTTATCCGGTTTTAACATTGTAAGCATTATCATGTATACAAACAATCCGTTAGATAAAAATACTGTTTTTAGATCTATAGAAAGAAGCAAAGAAATTATAAACGGTGAAAAACTAATTATTATAAAATTTTTATTCAGTATTTTTGCTTTATAATCAAGAAATTTAAATATAAACCCTATAACTATTGCATAAATCATCATTCCAAAAAAACCCGCATGAGCGTAACCAGAACCTATCCAGCCTGTATTAGCAATTATTTTTGGGTCGTTAAAATATGCATTACCTATAACCATTGGTAATGGTAAAGAATATGGATAATCGATGATTTTACCTATTAACAGCCATTTACTATCAGTCCAGAATGTTTTAGGATTTTGTGAGAAAAAATCGTAATAAAAAAAATTTAATTGGGCAGGAACAAATAAGAATCTATTTATTATTAATGCCTTTGCCCAAACTTCTAACCAAAGATAATCAATAAAAACAGCAAATGCAATTAATAAGATTAATCCTGTTATAATTCTTTGAATAGGAAACCTGCTTTTTAATATCAAAAATACACCAAGGATAAAAAATGGTAAAAAGAGATATTGTTTGTGGGATGTAAAGGCAAAATTCAAAACAAAAAATACCAGAGCTATTATAAGCAAAAATATTTTTTTATACACTAAAGAATATGTATATAGAAAGCTTAATAAAATTGGAAAAATTGAATGGATCAAATATGCCATCCATCCTTCTTCCATTTCAATTAATAGAAATCTATACATATACACTTTTGTAATGTCAAGATTAAAATATTGTTTATGAGTTACTATTAAAATAATTAGAAAAGCAAAAGATAGTAAAAAAATTATTCTAATTAACCATTTCATGTTGATTTTAATAATCCTTATAATCCTTATATCTCTAAATGGAAGTCTAATGCTAACTAAAGCATAAATTATAAGAAAACAAAAAATTGTCATAAACATGTAGTAAGAGCTAAGATTTTCGGCAGAATATAATACTAACATAAACAATATAGGAAAAATGAAATGAATATGAAGGAGAAAATCGGATACTTTCTTAATTTTTGAAGGTAAAATAAGACTGATAAAAATTATAACGAAAATTGAAGTGAGCATTTTGCCATAATTCATATATAAATTATATCCTTCATAAGAATATACAGGGCATATAAAATTTGTAAAAACATATAGCGAAAAACTGTAGAGTCCTATATACAAAAGAGAATTAATAAATTTTAAATTCATCCTTATTTAATAACCTCTTTACTTCTATTAAAGTTAAAATACCAAGTAAAATAATAGAAATAACAAAATTTATCACAAAAAATATGTAGCTCTTTTTTAATAAAATCATTACAAAGGAAGTTGATAAAAAAAATACAAGACTTATAAAGATATTTTTTGTGTTTATTGCTTCAACATAATACGCATCAATAATGCTTCTTATTATTACATATATAGTATAGCCTACACTTGCAATAATGATTATTCTTGTAATTATTAAAAGATCAGAATTTAGAGTGCCTAAATAAATTAGAATTATTTCATCTGCAAATATTTCAAAAAAAACAATTCCTAAAACTGTTAATATAAAAGTTATTTTTAAGATTTTTATTATATAGGTTTTTAAAATTTTAAAATCATTATTGGCTACTAATCGACTTGCTTTCGGTAAAAGTATTAGATCCAAAGGTTTAAAACCAGCTCCAATAATACTTAGCAGGGATGTTCCAAATGCTACATATCCAGCAACAGTAACTCCTGATACATGAGCAACAATAGTTGAAGGTATTGAGAATAATCCAGACAATCCAAAATCACCAGGAGCCCGTCGGGTTCCATAAACCATTAATTCCTTTATGTTTGTATATATTTCATTTCTCTCAAATGTAATGCTTTTCGCAATGCTTGCCAAAAAAATAAAAGATACCAAAATTACAGTCAAACCATTTAGTAAAATTATTTCTTTTAAATTATCTGTTAAAAAGAAGGCCAAAAGCGGAACTATTCCTATATTTATGAGTTGTAGAAAATTGGCTTTAATCATTGATAAATTTCCTAAAAAATAAATATAACAGAGAGAATGAAATATTAAACCTATTAACATAATATTAATTGGAAATATAAGATAATAATATTTACTATCTCCAAAAAGCAAAAATGCAACATTTTTCGGAAAAAGATTTATTAATAAAGAAAAAATCAATACAACAAAAAAAAGAATTGTAAAACCGGCAATAAAATAGGTATTTGCTTTTCTAAAATTAGGATAAGAATATCCAATATACCTTGGAATTGCAACACCCATTCCTAAAATTAAAGCGGACCATAGGAAGGAGATTATCCTTCTAACTAAAACATATTCTGAAAAACCTTCGTTTCCTAAAATATCAACTGCTAATTTATAAACCAATAAGCCACTTCCTATAGTTGTAATTTCAGTTATAAAAGTGAGGATATAATCTTTTCTCATACTTTAATTTTCCTAAAATTTTTTAATTATCTCATACATTTTCTTAGCTGAAAAATCATTATCAAAATCCACATCAGTACCGAACTTTAAATCTCTTACCGCTTCTAATATTTTTTCAACATTACTACCAACCAATCTATTCCAACCAAGATTGACAGTCTCTATCCACTCAGTTTCATCTCTTAAAGTAATGCATGGAACTTTTAACCAAAACGCTTCTTTTTGAACCCCGCCAGAATCTGTTAATATTGCTTTAGCATTCTTTTCTAATTTTAACATATCAAGATAGCCAACAGGGTCTATTACTTTGACATTATTATTTTCAAGCAAATCATCTAGTCCATAATAGTTTATCATTTTTCTTGTCCTTGGATGGATAGGAAATACAACCATCTCATCCAGCTTGGAAAATGCAGTTAAAATATTTTTAAGTCTTTCATAATTATCCGTATTTTCAGCTCTATGGATAGTGGCAAGATAATATTCTTTTGGTTTTATATTTAACCTTTCCAAAATATTACTCTTTATATCGCTAATTTTAGAAAAATGTAGTAAAGCGTCAAACATTACATCACCAACAAGATAAACACCATTCGTAATTCCTTCATTTTTTAAATTCTCTACTGCAGTTTGAGTTGGACAAAAAAGAATATCTGAAACATGGTCAGTCAAAACTCTGTTTATCTCCTCAGGCATTCTTTTATTAAAGCTTCTTAATCCAGCCTCCACATGAGCTAATTTTACATGCAATTTGGATGCTGCTAACGCACCAGCCAAAGTAGAGTTTGTATCTCCATAAACAATGACCAAATCTGGATTTTCTTTTAATATAATTTTTTCTATTTCAACTAACATTCTTCCAGTTTGTTCTCCATGACTGCCTGAACCGATGCCAAGATTATAGTCTGGCTCAGGTATTTCAAGCTCTTTAAAAAACAAGTCATTCATGTTTTCGTCATAATGCTGACCAGTATGAACTATAATCTCATTTATCCCATTTTCTCTTAGGATCTTTGATAATGGTGCAAGCTTTATAAACTGTGGTCTTGCTCCTACTACTGTTAAAATTTTCATTTATCAAAACCTCTCACATCTCCCTTAGTTTCTCAATAACGTTATAAATAATCTTTTCATCGTATAATGGCTCAATAGGTAAACTCAAAACATTCTTAGCTGCATACTCGCTGTTTT encodes the following:
- a CDS encoding glycosyltransferase — encoded protein: MIYLIYSFLITGFLTFLILKLNSNKIGLDHDTGVQKFHSWKAIRIGGLPIYISLWLSGILVYRLNTDIANYYFKFLIASTPVFLGGILEDFTRKVGPKERLIAAFVSGILVYFLIDMHLTRVDLPGLDYLLSEFTLFSVIFTAFALAGVSNAVNIIDGFNGLASGVAIIIFSAYAYVSYLVGDVFLFNVCLTIIGALIGFFVWNFPYGKIFLGDGGAYLIGFLAGLVGVMLVEGHKEVSAWFPLLLLMYPIYETIFSMIRKKYLRGSSPFEPDPVHFHMLIHKRVVRPALFNKYQDIILNSLTSPYLWFLELICAIPAVLFYDNVIFLAFFSVLFMVFYTWLYFRIVKFKVPKVMLYLLKIFKWNT
- the asnB gene encoding asparagine synthase (glutamine-hydrolyzing), producing the protein MCGIIGIVSNKGLTSNIFKNALNKLKHRGPDDEGYLLYNGKDILQCSGSDTVEPLKQQFIPIEEISNFKPFLFLGHRRLSIIDLSPAGHQPMEYNGDNLWIVYNGEIYNYKELRKELERDGYKFKTNTDTEIILASYLKWGYECLNKFNGMWAFCIWDKRKNVLFCARDRFGVKPFYYYFDGDSFAFASEIKALIDLPFINTVPNGEAIIPYLYFGLHDFGEQTFFQGIKQLLPGHFLIFDIDTKSIELNKYYEIKFNPELGKYDNKKAKEYSEEFFNLFKDAVRLRLRSDVSVGTSLSGGLDSSSIICIMSYLLKTEPEYQKVTGKKIKSFTADFHNFQLSEKKYVDEILLHCDNIEGYFTYPNADMLKKDLNDLIYHQEEPFTSLSVYAQYCVMKLAQSHDVKVLLDGQGGDELLAGYVHKHVPLFFANHISQGRILDLLKNKDFLNISYLIRTFFIFLPKTIQYNYLISANTHYFRPPPKNIKDILIDFVSKEYSRSSLNENLIYEIKTGLLKLLRYEDRNSMAFNIETRLPFLDYRVVEFLMNLPASYKIHNGYSKWLLRLSMDGILPEGIKMRKDKIGFAIPQKEFLENLSELFKKELLNDESILNFLKEYIDVNRIKCDYEKLIKQEQFTRKGILWRIYNLGIWWKQFFKKN
- a CDS encoding glycosyltransferase family 4 protein; translation: MKITKICHLTSVHYRYDTRIFLKECKTLSDAGFDTNLIVADGKGDEVIDRIKIYDVGKPINRKERMLKTTKKVFKKALEINAEIYHFHDPELIPIGIKLKKLGKKVIYDVHEDVPRDILSKSYLNKFSKLLLSKIIEIYENYAAKKFDYIITATPYIRNRFKKLNPNTIDINNFPLLNEFYSIDLKNNKENAVCYIGNITKIRGIVELIKSLEYVDVTLYLAGEFESEDLKKEVMQLMGWKKVKYYGYARREKVREILTSVNAGIVTFLPEPNHINAMPNKLFEYMSASLPVVASNFSLWKEIVEKNNCGICVDPAKPEEIAKAVEYLMTHPDEAREMGKNGRKAVLEKYNWEKESEKLLEVYKKCVE
- a CDS encoding DDE-type integrase/transposase/recombinase, translating into MRKKIGTSTYIQRINTLERKLLKQVKELDDVMEKHPEIIFRLQVVEFALKHSVKVAVEAFGVSKSTIYRWIKEYESSNNNPLSLKNHYVSKKGMKLEKLQKITEKHKQLVLEIRKKHPKLGKEKIKVLLDELCKQHNIPTISVSSIGNIIKMLKDENKLNHEYARQRITINGRTGKLMVKEDKKKTKKDRYKDKKPTKPGELVQIDTKHEYVNGRKVYIFVAKDVKTRMSFTFAYDRLNSKNAKDFLEKLINVMPFEIKGIQTDNGSEFLGEFTKALKKKDIKHYFNYPRYPKGQAYVERMNRTLQDEFIMYYEDYELEDIHEFNKKMLQYMLWYNTERPHHSLNKKSPLQYFCDIINSRKSEFSQTGMTYTMVLTSKDIFCFIYTTTRCKMVFFPCV
- a CDS encoding glycosyltransferase family 2 protein, producing MSKKDLVSVIMPNYNRAKYISEAIESVISQTYPIWELMIIDDCSTDNSVNIIEEYVAKDERIKLIRLPKNSGPAIARNTGIEVASGRYIAFLDSDDVWLPYKLEKQVKFMRENNLSLVYSAYYIIDKYGFVKGIRNIKEKISYKDLLKTNWIGNLTGIYDAQKLGKVFMENVGHEDYVLWLSILKRIDYAFGINEPLAKYRVLPNSYSSNKFKSIKSMWNIYRSIERLDLLHSIYYLGNYIYYGIKKRFRELPLLIDRDL
- the wecB gene encoding UDP-N-acetylglucosamine 2-epimerase (non-hydrolyzing), with amino-acid sequence MKILTVVGARPQFIKLAPLSKILRENGINEIIVHTGQHYDENMNDLFFKELEIPEPDYNLGIGSGSHGEQTGRMLVEIEKIILKENPDLVIVYGDTNSTLAGALAASKLHVKLAHVEAGLRSFNKRMPEEINRVLTDHVSDILFCPTQTAVENLKNEGITNGVYLVGDVMFDALLHFSKISDIKSNILERLNIKPKEYYLATIHRAENTDNYERLKNILTAFSKLDEMVVFPIHPRTRKMINYYGLDDLLENNNVKVIDPVGYLDMLKLEKNAKAILTDSGGVQKEAFWLKVPCITLRDETEWIETVNLGWNRLVGSNVEKILEAVRDLKFGTDVDFDNDFSAKKMYEIIKKF
- the nrdR gene encoding transcriptional regulator NrdR, whose amino-acid sequence is MKCPKCGSLNDKVLETRQSKEGVVIKRRRECLNCGYRFTTYERIEEEHIEVIKKNNTVEPFNKEKIIRGILLASKNRPITQEQIKQIADDIEKYLLDEGKLKVSSAEIGDLVKNKLKELDPVSYLRFVSVFDGFEDIKDFEEFIKSFEKKEFRYKR